The following proteins are encoded in a genomic region of Acidobacteriota bacterium:
- a CDS encoding GNAT family N-acetyltransferase, protein MKYIDRIFSQKLERTEARANADFVDTRARLTPESGAAWIEVGGAYAMFDGAESPLTQTFGLGIFEDATAEHLDEIEAFFREREAPVFHEVSPMTDPSLMTLLGERGYRPVELTSVMYRELSSDVARRERRPELKTRVITPDEVELWARTSADAWRTEHEALGEFMFNFGSVSAQCSGASPYIAELEGRAIATGMLFIYDDICMLAGASTLPDERNQGAQTALLEDRLDFAASNGCKLAIMGTAPGSQSQRNAQKNGF, encoded by the coding sequence CTGAAATACATCGACCGCATTTTTTCACAGAAGCTCGAGCGGACCGAGGCCCGTGCGAATGCCGATTTTGTTGACACGCGGGCACGCTTGACGCCGGAGAGCGGTGCGGCGTGGATCGAGGTTGGCGGGGCGTATGCGATGTTTGACGGGGCTGAATCGCCGCTGACGCAGACGTTTGGGCTTGGGATATTTGAGGACGCGACGGCCGAACATCTCGACGAGATCGAGGCGTTCTTTCGCGAACGCGAAGCTCCGGTCTTTCATGAGGTCAGTCCGATGACCGATCCGTCGTTGATGACGCTGCTCGGCGAGCGTGGATATCGCCCCGTAGAGCTGACGAGCGTAATGTATCGCGAACTCTCGTCCGACGTTGCCAGACGCGAACGCCGCCCCGAACTCAAAACGCGTGTCATCACGCCAGACGAGGTCGAGCTTTGGGCGCGGACCTCGGCCGACGCCTGGCGGACCGAGCACGAAGCCCTGGGCGAATTTATGTTCAATTTCGGATCGGTCAGCGCGCAGTGCAGCGGGGCGTCTCCCTACATCGCCGAGCTCGAAGGCCGGGCGATCGCGACCGGGATGCTCTTTATCTACGACGATATCTGCATGCTCGCCGGTGCCAGCACCTTGCCCGACGAACGCAATCAGGGCGCCCAGACCGCTCTTCTCGAAGACCGCCTCGACTTCGCCGCATCCAACGGCTGCAAACTAGCCATCATGGGCACCGCCCCCGGCAGCCAGTCCCAACGCAACGCCCAAAAAAACGGCTTCTAA
- a CDS encoding helix-turn-helix transcriptional regulator encodes MDFGKALRVARAISGMQQAEVAEKSGLDASYVSLIESGKRRPGPEAIASLSSALEMPVSLFKMLATERGDVKGEKAEDLRSLASALAELLLKPKVS; translated from the coding sequence ATGGATTTCGGAAAAGCACTTAGAGTGGCACGGGCAATTTCGGGAATGCAACAAGCCGAAGTTGCCGAGAAGTCGGGACTTGACGCCAGTTACGTATCACTTATTGAATCTGGTAAGAGACGTCCGGGCCCAGAGGCAATAGCGTCTTTAAGTTCTGCATTGGAAATGCCTGTGTCACTCTTTAAGATGCTCGCGACCGAACGAGGAGACGTGAAGGGTGAGAAAGCCGAAGATTTACGTAGTCTAGCTAGTGCTCTCGCCGAACTTCTATTGAAGCCAAAAGTCTCTTAA
- a CDS encoding RNA-directed DNA polymerase, translated as MSIPQLSIVSVNDLAQRLRIDPKKLRHIAAHAGDYYKPFKQRKKPKPFAKKSKPAKVREIDNPSELLKTIQRRICDNLLCGVPWPEHVFGGIKERNTVKNAKLHLGNEKLVTIDIRSYFPSISNKVIYDIWFRFLGCGSEVSAMLTQLTTFRRRLPQGAPTSTALANLVLISIDGELVEFCRQNSITYTTWVDDLAFSGENAELALEKAISSLRRAGLRVARNKVKVMRGSKPQILMNQTLNNSMGVNKIYRSNVRSAINKLVTHPPLNLKEQFASINSKIRYVDTINKNQARALTKNLNSTLNRIKNSSLSPYTKAI; from the coding sequence GTGAGCATTCCACAATTATCAATCGTCAGTGTAAATGACCTTGCCCAGCGACTTCGTATTGATCCGAAGAAGTTGAGACACATTGCAGCGCATGCTGGGGATTACTACAAGCCGTTTAAGCAAAGGAAGAAGCCGAAACCATTTGCAAAAAAATCAAAGCCTGCCAAAGTTCGAGAAATCGATAACCCGTCAGAGTTATTGAAAACTATTCAAAGGCGAATTTGCGATAACTTGCTTTGCGGGGTGCCCTGGCCCGAGCACGTTTTCGGCGGTATCAAAGAAAGGAATACGGTAAAGAACGCCAAACTTCACCTAGGGAACGAAAAGCTCGTTACAATCGACATCCGAAGCTATTTTCCTAGTATTTCTAATAAGGTCATTTACGACATTTGGTTTCGATTTCTCGGATGTGGCTCGGAAGTCTCCGCTATGTTGACCCAGCTCACGACGTTCCGGCGTCGTTTGCCGCAGGGAGCGCCAACAAGTACAGCTTTAGCCAATCTCGTTCTAATTTCCATCGACGGCGAACTCGTCGAATTTTGTCGGCAAAATTCAATAACTTACACAACCTGGGTTGACGATTTAGCGTTTTCGGGTGAAAACGCGGAATTGGCTCTTGAGAAGGCGATTTCGTCTCTGCGACGAGCAGGACTCCGTGTTGCCAGAAACAAAGTTAAGGTAATGCGTGGCAGTAAGCCGCAAATACTGATGAATCAAACTTTAAACAACTCGATGGGCGTAAATAAGATCTATCGCTCGAATGTCCGATCGGCCATTAACAAACTGGTAACGCACCCGCCGCTTAACCTGAAGGAACAGTTTGCTTCGATAAATTCGAAAATTCGGTATGTCGACACAATTAACAAGAACCAAGCCCGGGCGTTGACGAAGAATTTGAATTCGACGCTCAATCGAATTAAGAACAGCAGCCTAAGTCCATATACTAAGGCGATCTAA
- a CDS encoding CoA-acylating methylmalonate-semialdehyde dehydrogenase has product MKYQRVKNFYNGEFVDSSSSEDLDVISPLDGNLLSTVPMSTVDELNAAVASAKHAFESWSKLPIKERVQVFFQYRNLLERNSDELTALISEENGKTWDEAKAEVDKSIELTEFACSMPQLVSNEVLEVSRGVECRIEHFPVGVVASIAPFNFPLMVPNWTMPNALVLGNTMIMKPSELVPLSVLRMAQLLKDAGLPDGVFNVINGGKEIVEGICAHEDIEAVSFVGSTKVAKLVYQQSTNALKRCIALGGAKNHLFVLPDANPSMTASNVTASMSGCAGQRCMAASAMLAVGNVDSIIDQICVEARKIVPGQNLGAVISQAAKERIEGYISEAERDGAKILVDGRNAVVSGKEGGTYVGPTVIDFVTPEMSVANEEIFGPVISIMRTETLDEAIKIENANPYGNAAAVFTQSGGLARYVMEHASAGMIGVNIGVPVPREPFSFGGWNDSRFGANDITGKARSNFGQD; this is encoded by the coding sequence ATGAAGTATCAGAGAGTTAAGAATTTTTACAACGGCGAGTTTGTTGACAGCAGTTCGTCCGAAGATCTGGATGTTATATCGCCGCTTGACGGCAATTTGCTGTCGACTGTTCCGATGTCGACCGTCGATGAATTAAATGCAGCGGTCGCTTCGGCGAAACATGCTTTTGAATCATGGAGCAAACTTCCGATCAAGGAACGCGTTCAGGTGTTTTTTCAATACCGAAATTTACTTGAAAGGAACTCTGACGAGCTGACAGCTCTTATTTCTGAGGAGAACGGCAAAACTTGGGACGAGGCAAAGGCTGAGGTGGATAAGAGCATCGAGCTGACCGAATTTGCGTGCTCGATGCCGCAGCTTGTTTCAAACGAAGTTTTGGAAGTGAGCCGCGGCGTGGAATGCAGGATCGAACATTTTCCGGTCGGTGTTGTCGCCTCGATCGCTCCGTTCAATTTTCCGCTGATGGTGCCTAATTGGACGATGCCGAATGCACTCGTTCTCGGCAACACGATGATCATGAAGCCGTCGGAACTTGTGCCGCTTTCTGTCCTTAGAATGGCTCAGCTATTGAAGGATGCCGGATTACCTGACGGGGTTTTCAATGTGATCAATGGCGGGAAAGAGATCGTCGAAGGGATCTGCGCTCACGAGGATATCGAGGCCGTCAGTTTTGTCGGATCGACAAAAGTCGCGAAGCTTGTTTACCAGCAAAGTACCAACGCTCTGAAACGATGTATTGCACTTGGCGGAGCGAAAAATCACTTATTTGTTCTGCCTGATGCCAATCCGTCGATGACGGCTTCGAATGTGACCGCGTCAATGTCGGGATGTGCCGGTCAACGCTGCATGGCCGCATCGGCGATGCTTGCGGTAGGGAATGTTGATTCGATCATCGACCAGATCTGTGTCGAGGCACGCAAGATCGTGCCCGGCCAGAATCTTGGAGCTGTCATATCACAGGCTGCGAAAGAGCGTATTGAAGGTTATATTTCTGAAGCCGAACGCGATGGAGCAAAGATCCTCGTCGATGGCCGCAATGCCGTTGTGAGCGGAAAAGAAGGCGGTACCTATGTTGGCCCAACTGTTATTGACTTTGTGACTCCGGAAATGTCCGTCGCGAACGAGGAGATCTTTGGACCGGTGATCTCCATTATGCGTACTGAAACGTTGGATGAGGCGATCAAGATCGAGAATGCGAACCCGTATGGCAATGCCGCAGCAGTATTTACCCAGAGCGGCGGACTTGCTAGGTACGTCATGGAGCACGCTAGTGCCGGTATGATCGGAGTCAATATCGGTGTGCCGGTTCCACGCGAGCCATTTTCATTTGGCGGCTGGAATGATTCGCGATTTGGCGCAAACGATATTACGGGCAAAGCTCGATCGAATTTTGGACAAGACTGA